The sequence below is a genomic window from Haematobia irritans isolate KBUSLIRL chromosome 3, ASM5000362v1, whole genome shotgun sequence.
ACAAGAAGATGTTATAACCTTTAAAGTTGCGCCATGGCTCTTAGAAAGCAATTTATTTTCGTTGATGAAAAAACCAACTAAACGTGAGATGCTAAGGCTAGTTATGTCAATATATGACCCCCTCGGTTTAATTGGTCATATTATAATGTATGTTAAGGTATTGATGCAAGATGTCTGGCGAGCAAAAACAAATTGGGATGAACCCATTCCTAATGAATTGGTACCAAAGTGGACACAGTGGGTTAAAATACTACctgatatacaaaaattaagatTCCCAGATGTTATTTGAAAGATTTACACAATTATGACGGTGTTGAAATACAACTGCATACATTTGTTGATGCAAGTAAGGACGGGTATGCCGCAGTGTGTTATCTCAGATTATCAAAAGGTCATACTATTATTTGCTCCATAGTTGGCGCTAAAACGAGAGTGGCACCAATGAAAATTACTTCGGTTCCAAGACTGGAACTAATGGCCGCCCTAATAGGGGCTCGTTTCGCAAAATTTATAACAGAAAAtcatgaattaaaaatttcaaaaaaatacttttggtGTGACTCCAAAACTGTTTTGAGTTGGATTAATTCCAATCATCGCAAATATCAGCAATTTGTGGCTTTTAGAATTACTGAAATTTTGGACTTGTCATCAACAAAAGAATGGAATTGGGTCCCTAGTAAATTAAATGTTGCCGATGATGCGACCAAATGGTCCCGAATTCCACAAATTTCGAGTTGTAGTCGTTGGTTTAGCGGACCAGAATTCATTTTCCAGCACGAAGATCACTGGCCACATATGGAGACTGACCTAATAGATACGGAGGTGGAGCGTATACAACACGTATGCCAAACTACACATTATGAACCTCTATTTAATACCTTACGATTTTCTAAGTGGTCCCGTCTTTTGAGAGCAGCAGGATTTGTTCAACGATTCATTCGAAATTGCAGAGGGCGTGAAAAGAGAATGGGAGAGTTGACACAGGAGGACTTGATGGAAGCTGAACGCTTATTATATAGACAAGCTCAACGTGAaaactatagcaaagaaatgtcATCGCTTGAATCTAATAATCCTATATCGAAATCTAGCGATATTTATTCTAAATCGCCCTATTTAGAAAATGGTATTTTGCATGTAGATGGGAGAATAGATATGGCAGATGTGCCCTTACCGCAAAAGCGTCCTGTAATTTTGCCCCGCGAAAATCATATTACTAAACTGATTTTTTTACACTACCATAACAAATTCTGTCATATGAATAATGAAACAGTAATTAACGAACTAcgacagaaattttctatttccaaACTACGAGCCACTTATAAATCAACTATTCGGAGTTGCCAACAATGCAAAATAAACAAAGCTAAGCCGACGAATCCACAGATGGCAAAGCTGCCCCGTGCACGTCTTGCGTCATATTCTGCACCATTTGCTTTCACTGGCTTAGACTTTTTTGGGCCAATCTTAGTGACTGTAAATCGCCACAAAGAAAAGCGTTATGGGTGTTTATTTACCTGTTTGACCATAAGAGCCGTACATATTGAGGTTGCACATTCTTTGACGACCAATTCCTGTATTTTAGCCATTCGCAACTTTATGGCACGAAGAGGAATACCGCTTGAGTTCTATAGCGATAACGGGACAAATTTTATCGGTGCGGAGAGGGAGTTAAGAGAGGCCATTCTGGAAGTCGATCGGAATGAGATAATGAAAACGTTCACCACGCCTACAACAAAATGGATATTCAATCCACCGGCCTCACCCCATATGGGCGGTGCATGGGAACGTTTAGTTCGCTCAGTTAAAACTATATTGTACCAAACCATGCCATCCAGACATCCTACTGATGAACTTCTTTTGAATATGCTGATTGAAgtggaaaatattataaattcgaGACCGCTTGCATATGTTCCAGTTGAGGAAGATAATGCGGAAGCTATAACTCCGAATCATTTTTTGGTAGGAAGTTCCAGTGGGATGAAACCGTTGTCTATGTGCGACGATCGTGGAATTGTATTGAGGCAAAATTGGCTCACTTCCCAACAATATGGAAATATATTTTGGAAGAAGTGGCTGGCTGAATATTTACCGTCGTTAACATGTAGATCGAAGTGGCACGAGAAGCCAAAACCATTAGAAAAGGGAGACTTGGTTATTATTGTTGACTCTTCTCTTCCTAGGAATGTCTGGCTGCGAGGTAGGGTACTAGAAACGAGATTGGCAAGGGACGGACAGGTCCGTAGTGCAAAAGTACAGACCCAACGCGGGATAATGGAAAGGCCAGCAACAAAGCTTGCGATTTTGGATGTAGCTTTGGAGAAGGAGTCTGGTAGCGAAAAGGTTTCTAGCCATACTGCGGGGGGAATGTTGGTGCTACAACCAAAAGCCCCATGATTTTCTCATTGTTGATCTGGCAACACTTAATTTAaaacatgaaatattttatattgttctaaatatcgatttttgaatAGTAAATTATCTATTAACGAAACTTTAATTGTCAAGATGCGTCCCAGGCTTCCtccattttaatatttaattattgttgCAGTTGATATAAGTTAGCGTGGTGACGTGGAGCtaattcagaatttctttttaattattAGTGGTTTTCAAaccaaaaagaattttaatataatacatTTGCGAAATAAATCAAGTCTTTTATTCAGctttgtatttattcaaaatcctTTGGAAATCGCTACTTGGCCATTTGCCTCAACAACAggtctaattaaaaaattaattgatactattaatttttgtgattgatttttgtttcaattaaaaaaattgttgattcaattaaatttttaattgaatattttttaacactcaattaaaattttaattggaaaaattttcgtgaatattttttctgcgcacctagtgttggtatatgtgctctaacatccatgcaaaaattagtccatatcgatccataatta
It includes:
- the LOC142231210 gene encoding uncharacterized protein LOC142231210, whose product is MQWATLKMQLVKENKKPNLSAFDDWLFNIGLTASSISEPTTKKYNNTSSIKHNITSNDKPTTSKRAYVHSHNGEHRCCVCNKNCKAVSDCPKYQALDRGEKWKLVRANKLCKYCLITHGGECRKKKLCGKEGCQYYHHPSLHRFSHVVNTENGETSNANEECVNNSHIEIEGEEAVHNSHSEKAQNILFKIIPIKVYGKDKIIETFAFIDEGSSITLMDKSIANELKLEGVPNPLCLRWTGGMGREEKSSMKIMIEISGENGRRVKLNICTVESLNLPAQSLDYGKLSQRYRHLRQLPIKSYEDAVPKLLIGLNHFDLGVSIQIREGAQHEPVAVRTKLGWLIYGTMAEPENTSKHFLNFHVCDCVENDEHLDDLVRSFYSLESIGVCTKDPLIAENEMRALNLLNKFTKYNKSGHYEVPLLWKYDSFELPPSYEMALRRLVCYIRKLSKPERDRVDGKIWYLPIFAVFNKNKPGKSRVVWDAAAKSGGLSLNSFLLKGPDLMASLPAVLFKFRQNAVAICGDIEEMFHQVHIRPDDRDVQRFLWRDCDQNREPDVYVMDVMIFGATCAPSISQYIKNLNADKFKNEFPLAAKSIKQNHYVDDLLDSVENPVDAIRLITEVSYIHRQAGFNIRNWVSNSGLVKKAIPSMVSDGAKCINWKEETQVEKVLGVFWEPQEDVITFKVAPWLLESNLFSLMKKPTKREMLRLVMSIYDPLGLIGHIIMYVKVLMQDVWRAKTNWDEPIPNELVPKWTQCYLKDLHNYDGVEIQLHTFVDAIGAKTRVAPMKITSVPRLELMAALIGARFAKFITENHELKISKKYFWCDSKTVLSWINSNHRKYQQFVAFRITEILDLSSTKEWNWVPSKLNVADDATKWSRIPQISSCSRWFSGPEFIFQHEDHWPHMETDLIDTEVERIQHVCQTTHYEPLFNTLRFSKWSRLLRAAGFVQRFIRNCRGREKRMGELTQEDLMEAERLLYRQAQRENYSKEMSSLESNNPISKSSDIYSKSPYLENGILHVDGRIDMADVPLPQKRPVILPRENHITKLIFLHYHNKFCHMNNETVINELRQKFSISKLRATYKSTIRSCQQCKINKAKPTNPQMAKLPRARLASYSAPFAFTGLDFFGPILVTVNRHKEKRYGCLFTCLTIRAVHIEVAHSLTTNSCILAIRNFMARRGIPLEFYSDNGTNFIGAERELREAILEVDRNEIMKTFTTPTTKWIFNPPASPHMGGAWERLVRSVKTILYQTMPSRHPTDELLLNMLIEVENIINSRPLAYVPVEEDNAEAITPNHFLVGSSSGMKPLSMCDDRGIVLRQNWLTSQQYGNIFWKKWLAEYLPSLTCRSKWHEKPKPLEKGDLVIIVDSSLPRNVWLRGRVLETRLARDGQVRSAKVQTQRGIMERPATKLAILDVALEKESGSEKVSSHTAGGMLVLQPKAP